The following proteins are co-located in the Palaemon carinicauda isolate YSFRI2023 chromosome 3, ASM3689809v2, whole genome shotgun sequence genome:
- the LOC137635447 gene encoding flagellar attachment zone protein 1-like, with protein sequence MRQQTKQQKLEQPGKLTAELQNIRKQAGKLTAELQNIREQPGKLGAELQNIREQESKLTSELQNTKEQGGNLTAEVRNGKEPEGKLTTELQIGREQAGILTIKLQNGRGHAGKLITELQNGREKAGKLTIELQNGREKAGKLTIELQNGRKQAGKLTTELQNGREEAGKLTIELQNVREQAGKLTTELQNGREKAGKLTIELQNGREQADKVTTELQNGRERAEKLTIELQNGREQADKLTTELQNGREKAGKHTIELQNGREQAGKLTTELQNGREEAGKLTTELQNGREPVGMLTTELQIGGEQEGKLTIKLQNGREKAGKLAAELQIGGEQAGKLTIELQNGREQAGKLTTELQIGGEQAGKLTIELQNGREQAGKLTTELQNGREKAGKLTIELQNGREQAGKLTTELQIGGEQAGKLTIELQNGREQAGKLTTELQNGREKAGKLTIELQNGREKAGKLTTELQIGGEQAGKLTIKLQNGRQ encoded by the exons AGCAACCAGGCAAGCTCACTGCTGAGCTTCAAAATATAAGAAAGCAAGCAGGCAAGCTCACTGCTGAGCTTCAGAATATAAGAGAGCAACCAGGTAAGCTCGGTGCTGAGCTTCAAAATATAAGAGAGCAAGAAAGTAAGCTCACGTCTGAGCTTCAAAATACAAAAGAGCAAGGAGGCAATCTTACTGCTGAGGTTCGAAATGGAAAAGAACCAGAAGGcaagcttactactgagcttcaaaTTGGAAGAGAGCAAGCAGGGATACTTACTATcaagcttcaaaatggaagaggacATGCAGGCAAGCTTATtactgagcttcaaaatggaagagagaaagcaggaaaacttactattgagcttcaaaatgggagagagaaagcaggaaaacttactattgagcttcaaaatggaagaaaaCAAGCAGGGaagcttactactgagcttcaaaatggaagagaagaAGCAGGAAAACTTACTATTGAGCTTCAAAATGTAAGAGAACAAGCAGGcaagcttactactgagcttcaaaatggaagagagaaagcaggaaaacttactattgagcttcaaaatggaagagaacaagcagACAAGGttactactgagcttcaaaatggaagggAGAGAGCAGAAAAACTTActattgagcttcaaaatggaagagaacaagcagACAAGCTTACcactgagcttcaaaatggaagagagaaagcaggaaaacatactattgagcttcaaaatggaagagaacaagcag gcaagcttactactgagcttcaaaatggaagagaagaAGCAGGcaagcttactactgagcttcaaaatggaagggAGCCAGTAGGCATgcttactactgagcttcaaaTTGGAGGAGAGCAAGAAGGAAAACTTACAATtaagcttcaaaatggaagagaaaaagcaGGCAAGCTTGCTGCTGAGCTTCAAATTGGAGGAGAGCAAGCAGGAAAACTTActattgagcttcaaaatggaagagaacaagcaggaaagcttactactgagcttcaaaTTGGAGGAGAGCAAGCAGGAAAACTTActattgagcttcaaaatggaagagaacaagcaggaaagcttactactgagcttcaaaatggaagagagaaagcaggaaaacttactattgagcttcaaaatggaagagaacaagcaggaaagcttactactgagcttcaaaTTGGAGGAGAGCAAGCAGGAAAACTTActattgagcttcaaaatggaagagaacaagcaggaaagcttactactgagcttcaaaatggaagagagaaagcaggaaaacttactattgagcttcaaaatggaagagaaaaagcaggaaagcttactactgagcttcaaaTTGGAGGAGAGCAAGCAGGAAAACTTACAATTAAGCTTCAAAATGGAAGACAATAA